GGCTGCTGTTGCTTTTCCCAGTCTAGGGCATATTCTAGGCCCTCTATCTGGCAGCGTCCCAACCCTTCTTTGGTTACGGCATACGCTTGTTTCGGCAGGCGACGTACCGCAGTAACCAATTTTTCCAGCTCACTTTCGACTTGACTGGCTTCAACGGCTCGATAGATCAAGCCGATTTCCTCCGCCTTTTTCCCTGTAATCCTTTCTCCCAGCAATGCGAGCCGCTTCGCCCACGCCGTACCAACAAGCCTCGGCAAAAGGTATGTCCCGCCAAAATCCGTTGTCAGACCGATCTGGACAAAGGGCTCCTGCAACAGAGCATCTTCCGTCGCAATGACAAAATCAGCATGCAACGCAAGATTGAGTCCCGCTCCGACCGCTACTCCTTCGATGACTGCAATCACAGGCTTTGGCATTTGATGCAAATTAGCGATGAAATCATTAATGATCGTCAATGATTGATCAGCATCACTCTGATCCGTCAGCGCAGTCAACACGCCCAAATCCGCACCGGAGCAAAAGTTCCCTCCTGCTCCCCGCAAAAGAAGCACATCGACTTCCTCATCTGTTGAAGCTTTTGCAATCGCGTCCTGCAAAAGGGAAAACATTTCAACCGTCATCGCATTGAGGACGTGTGGCCTGTTTAGCGTCATCGTGCAGATTCCATCCGCTTTTGTTACGATCAATTGTGTTTGATGATCCTGTTCCATCCTTTTTCTCACCCTTTCCTATGAAGAAGCGGCAGGAATAACCCCCTGCCTTTGCAGCCGGCTCAAATCCTCTTCTGTGAGGTTCAGCTTGCGTTTTAGCAGCTCGTGCGTGTAATCGGTGTGCCATGGGGGTGACAACCTCTCCGCCCTATTGCGATGCGCGAAACTCCGCTCTTGATTGGGCGACTTCTTTTCCAAATAAGGAAGCGTATACGCTATCTCCCTGTTCGCAACGTACGGATTGTCTGCCCAGTTTTCCCAATCTTCAACGGCGGTCAGACAGCAATCCACCTCACTACCCAGCTCACTCCACTCGGCTTGGGTTCTGGACAGAAACAGTGCTTTCATATCGTCAAACATCTCTGGATGCAGAGCAACGCTAGCCCGGTGGCATAGCTCCCAGTCTGCTCTTCCTACCGCGCGGCAAAAATTGAGCCAGAACTTCTCTTCCAACGCAGCAAGTGCGACATACTGACCGTCTGCTGTCTCATAGACCTGATACGCCAGCAAACTCCCTCTCCCGGTCTCTCGTCCAATGGAGGAGCTGTATGACATAAACAGTGCGTGCAGCCCTGTCCAAGAGCTAAACAAGTCAGCCGATGAAACATCCAAATAAGCTCCCCGGCCTGTCCGCGTACGTTGCACAAGCGCCGCACATATTTGTTCACTGGCATACAGCCCGAGAGCGTAATCAGAAAGCGGAATATCTGCAACGACAGGCTTGCCTTCCAGATCGCGAACCAGTGAGAGAAATCCACTTACTGCCTGGACATTCAAGTCATGCCCCCCTATTTGGTATAGCTCGCCGCTTTGGCCATAGCCCGTCACAGAGCAATAAATGACCGCAGGGTGCATCTCCCACAGGTGATCGTAATCAAGTCCCAAATGTCGCATCACACCTGGTCGATAGCTTTCCACCACAACATCAGCCTGTCTGGCCAGAGCAAACGCGAGCGCTTTTCCCTCATTCGTCCGCAAATTTAAGGAAATACTTTTATGATTGCGATGTGAACGCAGGTAAAACGCTCCCGTCTCTCTAGCTTCCGAATGAGAAGGTCTGGTTAACGGTGAGTGAGCTTTGTCGTGAAACGGTTCCACCTCAATGACCTCTGCCCCCAAATCAGCCAGGCGCATCGTACAAAGCGGACCTGGAAGATGGCGAGAAAAATCAACTATTGTCACTCCCGTCAACATGATTTGACTCCCCCTTCACCGACTACACTCACTTGTAATTCGAGATGAACGACTGTTCACCCTCTTTTTTAATGGAAAATTCAAACAAATACAAAAAGCCGTCCCACAAGGAACGACTTTCCCAAGATCGGTTATTTGATAAACCGGAGAGTGAGCGGGTAACGGAATTCTTTTCCCTCATTCGCTTTCACCGCAGCGATGATAACGAAGATCGCCCAAAAAATAAAAAGGGCTCCCAATAATAGTGCGCCGATAAAAATGATAATCAATAAACTTGAAATGGCGGCATAAATCATTACCGAGATGCTAAAATTCAGGGCCTCTTTTCCATGCTGATAAAAAAAGGCTCCCTCTTCACGCTTGATCAACCATACGATTAAAGGTCCTAATACATTGCCGAACGGAACGACAAAACCAAGGAAGGCAGATAGATGTACGATCATCGCCCACATTCGCTCCTCTTTCCCATTCAGGAATTGCATACCCATACCTCCCTTAACCCTTTTCCACTATTGTACGACAAATTGCACGAAACTTGCGAAAAAACGAAAAAAGCGCCACCCCGGCGCCTTTCTCTATTAATACTTGCTCTCGTTACTTCCGCCGTGACTTCCACCGTAACCGCCGCCGTATCCGCCACCATAAGAGGAGCCGTAACCATCGAAGCCGCCATCGTAACCGCCGTAACCGCCGCCAAAGTGTTCAAAACCACCAAAGTGACCGTGACCGTGTCCACAACTACGACCGTATGGCTTACAATGGGTTCTGTAGTGTGGCTTGTAGAAGCAATGCTTTCTGTACACTTTCTTTTCGCAGCATTTAAAGCATCTGCGACGAGATCTTCTGCATCCGCAACTCATTAACCTCACTCCTTCCTTTTCGTTACATCTACAAGGTATGTAGGTGATGACATATCGGCATGGACAGAAGTCTAGATTCTAGTCAAAATCAGCGGATGTCTCGTAGGCTATTTTGCAGTAGGAGTGGTCAAATGCTGATTGGATCGCTGTTTTTCCGAGCAAGACAGCGGACCAGACGAAGCGAATTCAAAACTTATCGCCAATAAAAGGGAGGGCATTAAGCCTGTATACCGGGTCATACTAATGCAGATGACAAATCCTTAGGAAGAAGGTGCCTTCGTGGGAGAACACAGCCGTTTTCGTGAAGGAGAAAAGTCTCCGAAAAATGCCGTATACATGGAGATTGGTGAGTCCGGTGCAAGCGTGCAGGACCCGATGATCATCGAGCTTTCCAGAGGGGAAAAGTTCCCCGCTACACGAAATAAAAATCGCGTATGGACGCAAAAGTAAGGAATGCAAAAAACCAACCTGGCAGCATGCACAAGGTTGGTTTCTCTTTTTTACGAATGGTCGTCGTCTTCGTCGTCGTTTTCTTCCTCTTCGTCTTCTTCATCGCCGCTTACGTAAATAATGGTGACACCCAAGCTCTCCAATAACGAAAGGACTTCTTTGTTCAACTCCTGATCCATGAGCAATCCCAGGCTTTCCACAAGCTCGAGCTCTTCCAGCTCGCCCTGTTCAGCATCCTCGATCAGTTCTATAATTTCGGTCATTCGCTTTTTTTCCAATACGGCTACGAGTTCATCTCTTGTCATAAATCGTTTTACACCTCATTTTCTACTCTCTATGCTTTATAATAGTACATAAACGATCCATTGAAAACCAAGCAGTGAGGTGAAGATCACCATGTATCCGCAACCGTATCTGGATTATTTGATCCAGTTTCATGTAGAACGCGATTATTTTGAGTGTCATGAGATTCTCGAGGAGTATTGGAAAAGCGCTCCTCCCCATGAGCGACAGCCTGTGTGGGTTGGTTTGATTCAAATCTCCGTCGCTCTTTATCATCAGAGACGCGGGAATCAGGCAGGTGCAATCAAGATGCTCACGAGCGCCATTTCCCTTGTCAAAAAGCATCATCTAGACATCCAAAAGCTTGGGTTGGATAGTGATAGTCTGGCGAGCCTGCTTGAAGAGCGTCTGACAGAAATGCAAAATGGTCAGCCCTATCGAAGCATGTCTCTGCCCATGTCCGATGCTTTGAAACAGGCATATCAAGAGGCTTGTACGATGCAAAATCACCCTGAGCATAGGGATAGCGATATGCAAGACGCCTACTTGCTGAATAAGCATACCTTGAGGGATCGCAGCGAAGTTATGGCAGAACGCCAGCACCAGCTACAAAAGCGCGAAGCACGTCGGAACAACGAGTCAAACTAATCTGCGCACAGCTGTAAATAACTGGATGGGACAGCGTCGCTCAAGCAATAGTGCTCACCCACTCGGTAAAAGCAAATGCCGGCTTCATGGGCTTCCTTTGCATTCACAGTGACGAGGCGCAATGTGTCTGTCGGCTCTCCTATATGCTCCGGTCTATCCGCAAGCTGCACATACTCACTGGCGATCGGTAACAGGCCGCCAGTGAGTACTTGTTTCAATAACTTTCGATGTGTCCCGTAATAGAGAACATCAGGTGGCACGATCTCCATGAGCCTGCTTTTTGCAATCGAGGGCAAAAAGCCGTAGGTAACTCGAATGAGTGATCCTCCGTCCCATTCGATACTCCGCTCCGGATCGAATTCCACGACTTGATGAAGATCTTGCCTGGTTATGTATGCGCACCCTTTCAGTGTATGAAGATATTCCAGCAACGGCTCAACCGGGGTATACCCATACGTGTCATAGTAGAGTTGAAATGCTTCACTGTTTTGCCGAAGTATGCTAAGCAATCGCTTGCGAAGTCTCGTTTCCTTATGTATCGCCAGCATCATTTTCTCCCTCCTATCCGGTCAATAAATCCAAAGAACCACAGCTAGTGCGAGACCCAAATCCGCGAGTAAATGACTAATCCAGTTTGGATAAATCGAAGGAAACATTTCTTTCAGCCATCCCCATATCAGCCCTACACCAAAAACCAACGACGTTATGAACAAGCCGTTTCGCAAACCAAATAGGAGCGTAGAGATAATCAGGTGATACAAAGAATAAAAAAAGCCAGAAAGAAAAATGGATAGGAAGCGGGATAAGGATGCACGAAACCGCTGCAATACGAAGCCTCGCCAGAACAATTCTTCCAGCAGCGAGTTAATGAAAATAAGATAGACGGAAAAAACCCAAATCCAGCGGCGCTTAATCCCCCATGCTTCCATGCCTGCTCGAACAGCTTCAGGTCTTCCCGGTTCCTGCAAGAGCAACCAAAGTCCAGCAAGCACTCCTGTCAACATCAGAACGCCAAGTGCCAGTCCGTATAAAGTACCCTGCCATTCAAAACTTCCCCACGCGGACTGCCATTGCTTGCGCAAATCTCCTTCCCACCATCCGTGAATGACGGGAATACAGATGCATACGAGCACATGAAAAGAAAAAAACGTGATAATGACACTATGCTTTTCCACCAGTCCGTAAAAGATCGTGAGTGTCGCAGCAAACCCATACACAATCAACAGTAGCAACGTTCGTTTTCGCGCCATTTACGAATATCTCCTTTGGGCGTAATGGCCGCAGCATTGCGTTAGTTTGTCCGTTATGAATACGAAGAATACCCACAAAGACAATAAATATACAAGCGTTTGCATGAATGCTATACTAGAGAAATCGCTTTTTCTCAAATGAAAGGATCGGTTTAAATTTTTACCTATCTAACGAATGTTTGGAGTGGCTCTCATGTTATGGCGTAATCGTACCTTTCTGCTTTTAATGAGC
The window above is part of the Brevibacillus brevis NBRC 100599 genome. Proteins encoded here:
- a CDS encoding enoyl-CoA hydratase/isomerase family protein, coding for MEQDHQTQLIVTKADGICTMTLNRPHVLNAMTVEMFSLLQDAIAKASTDEEVDVLLLRGAGGNFCSGADLGVLTALTDQSDADQSLTIINDFIANLHQMPKPVIAVIEGVAVGAGLNLALHADFVIATEDALLQEPFVQIGLTTDFGGTYLLPRLVGTAWAKRLALLGERITGKKAEEIGLIYRAVEASQVESELEKLVTAVRRLPKQAYAVTKEGLGRCQIEGLEYALDWEKQQQPSLIARPEFQTLVQAKVKRT
- a CDS encoding CaiB/BaiF CoA transferase family protein; this translates as MLTGVTIVDFSRHLPGPLCTMRLADLGAEVIEVEPFHDKAHSPLTRPSHSEARETGAFYLRSHRNHKSISLNLRTNEGKALAFALARQADVVVESYRPGVMRHLGLDYDHLWEMHPAVIYCSVTGYGQSGELYQIGGHDLNVQAVSGFLSLVRDLEGKPVVADIPLSDYALGLYASEQICAALVQRTRTGRGAYLDVSSADLFSSWTGLHALFMSYSSSIGRETGRGSLLAYQVYETADGQYVALAALEEKFWLNFCRAVGRADWELCHRASVALHPEMFDDMKALFLSRTQAEWSELGSEVDCCLTAVEDWENWADNPYVANREIAYTLPYLEKKSPNQERSFAHRNRAERLSPPWHTDYTHELLKRKLNLTEEDLSRLQRQGVIPAASS
- a CDS encoding DUF4870 domain-containing protein, which translates into the protein MQFLNGKEERMWAMIVHLSAFLGFVVPFGNVLGPLIVWLIKREEGAFFYQHGKEALNFSISVMIYAAISSLLIIIFIGALLLGALFIFWAIFVIIAAVKANEGKEFRYPLTLRFIK
- a CDS encoding YjzC family protein; this translates as MGEHSRFREGEKSPKNAVYMEIGESGASVQDPMIIELSRGEKFPATRNKNRVWTQK
- a CDS encoding DUF309 domain-containing protein: MYPQPYLDYLIQFHVERDYFECHEILEEYWKSAPPHERQPVWVGLIQISVALYHQRRGNQAGAIKMLTSAISLVKKHHLDIQKLGLDSDSLASLLEERLTEMQNGQPYRSMSLPMSDALKQAYQEACTMQNHPEHRDSDMQDAYLLNKHTLRDRSEVMAERQHQLQKREARRNNESN
- a CDS encoding RNA 2'-phosphotransferase — its product is MMLAIHKETRLRKRLLSILRQNSEAFQLYYDTYGYTPVEPLLEYLHTLKGCAYITRQDLHQVVEFDPERSIEWDGGSLIRVTYGFLPSIAKSRLMEIVPPDVLYYGTHRKLLKQVLTGGLLPIASEYVQLADRPEHIGEPTDTLRLVTVNAKEAHEAGICFYRVGEHYCLSDAVPSSYLQLCAD
- a CDS encoding CPBP family intramembrane glutamic endopeptidase, translating into MARKRTLLLLIVYGFAATLTIFYGLVEKHSVIITFFSFHVLVCICIPVIHGWWEGDLRKQWQSAWGSFEWQGTLYGLALGVLMLTGVLAGLWLLLQEPGRPEAVRAGMEAWGIKRRWIWVFSVYLIFINSLLEELFWRGFVLQRFRASLSRFLSIFLSGFFYSLYHLIISTLLFGLRNGLFITSLVFGVGLIWGWLKEMFPSIYPNWISHLLADLGLALAVVLWIY